One window from the genome of Kluyveromyces marxianus DMKU3-1042 DNA, complete genome, chromosome 3 encodes:
- the GRX3 gene encoding PICOT family protein, whose protein sequence is MAVISISSQDQFTELTTTKAGDKLLVLYFYTSWAEPCVAVGKVVEALSEERCNKDVVFLSISAEEHVEISELFEVSSVPYFIFIRSGTILKELSGADPKEFVKILNQLNAGDSGANTNTEKADGDAPGSPLTGNDDEPEEAEETEEQLNERLKKLTQAAPVMLFMKGTPSEPKCGFSRQMVGILREHQIRFGFFDILKDENVRQGLKKFSEWPTFPQLYINGEFQGGLDIIKESLEEDPEFFQHTLSS, encoded by the coding sequence ATGGCAGTCATTAGTATATCATCTCAAGACCAGTTTACGGAGTTGACTACTACCAAGGCTGGTGACAAGCTCTTGGTATTGTATTTCTACACCAGTTGGGCTGAGCCATGTGTTGCTGTTGGGAAAGTTGTGGAAGCGTTGAGCGAGGAACGTTGCAACAAGGACGTTGTGTTTTTGAGCATTTCTGCTGAAGAACATGTGGAAATTTCGGAGCTTTTCGAGGTGTCCTCTGTGCCAtacttcatcttcattagAAGCGGAACGATATTGAAGGAATTGTCTGGTGCTGACCCTAAGGAGTTTGTGAAGATTTTGAATCAACTTAACGCTGGCGACTCCGGTGCAAACACTAACACAGAAAAGGCAGACGGTGATGCACCAGGCTCGCCACTGACTGGGAATGACGACGAACCGGAGGAAGCTGAGGAAACCGAGGAGCAGTTGAACGAGAgactaaaaaaattaacCCAGGCTGCTCCAGTGATGCTATTTATGAAGGGCACTCCATCCGAACCAAAGTGTGGCTTTTCTAGACAAATGGTAGGAATATTAAGAGAGCACCAGATTAGATTTGGGTTTTTcgatattttgaaagacGAAAACGTCAGACAAGGGCTAAAGAAATTCTCGGAATGGCCTACCTTCCCACAATTGTACATCAACGGGGAATTCCAAGGTGGTCTAGATATTATAAAGGAATCGTTGGAAGAAGACCCAGAATTCTTCCAACACACCCTCTCGAGCTAA